The Chloroflexota bacterium DNA window GTAGCCGGTTAGCTGCGGATTCAGATTCGCCGGAACAGCATTTAAATCGTGGACGGTCCCGGTAATATTCAGCTCATACTGTTGCCCGTCAGACAACTCGATGATAATATTATCGCCAATCTGAACACCGGGGAGTGAAACCGAAGCACGCTCGAAGAGAATCTCACGCCGACCGGGTGGCCATTTCCCTTTCTCTGAAGTAATACGGTTGAGTTTTATATGCTCATAATCGTCATAGGCATAGAGGTTGAGGTTAAATGTTCTAGCCTGTCCCACCAGTTTAACCGAGCGCAACGCCCGGCCTTGTGCGTCAACAACTTGTTCCTGGCGACGAGCCCAGCGTACCAGGCTGTCATCAAAGGCGGGGATGCTCATGGTAATGGTGGAAGCATTATAATCGTGGAACTGCGTATCCATATCCGAGACCAGCACTTCCTGGGTGATGAAGACGCTGCCGAAGGCAAAAACACCAACAGCAATTGCCATCACCACCAGAAAAGTCCTGGTTTTGTTACCCCAAAGGTCGCGGATTACTTTGCGCCAGCGTGGATCAATCATTACCACCCGTTTCCTTGGCGATTATTCTGAGGCGCTCCTGTGCAACACCATCTATCTGTTTTCTGGTGGTTTTAGACTCACCAACTAATTGGTTAAAGTCTGACTTGTTAAGCACGGCTACTTCAACATCGGTATCGGGAGCGGCACGAATAGTAACCATTCTTGGACCGCCGTGAAGCAAGGCAACCTCGCCAAAGTATTGGCCACTCTCGACGCGGGAGACAACAAGCTCCTGCCCGCCTGGTATGTGCAAATGAACTTCTACATACCCCTTGGTGACGATAAAAAACTTGTCGGCTGCCTCTCCCTTTTGGATAATGACGGAACCAGGAAGATATTTTTCCTGCTTTAATTTTGATGTCACCCAGACTAATTGTGGTTGAGTAAGCGAAGGGAAGGTTCGAGACAAATACTCTTCGATTATCTCACCGTCAGCGATGACAATCGTACGTTTAACTCGTCGTGCCTGGTCGCCGTCGTGTGTTACCATAAGAACTGTCTTGCCACCGGCTACCAGTGCCTCAAACAGACTGAATACCCGTTCTGATGTCTTTGAATCGAGATTACCGGTGGGCTCATCTGCTATGATAATAGGTGGGTCGTTGGCAAGCGCTCGGGCGATGGCGACGCGCTGCTGTTCGCCGCCGGAAAGCATAGCCGGTAGTTTGTTGGCATGGCCGGCGACGCCAACGAGGTCGAGGACGCTGAAAGCCCTTTCACGGCGTTGCCGTGGATTGTACATCTTACAGAAATCCATCGGAAGCATGACGTTTTCAAGTACCGTCAACATTGGCAGAAGTTGAAAGAACTGGAAGACAATACCCAGATTGCGACCGCGCCACTGCGCCACCCTTCCTTCACTCAAAGTATGTATCGGTGTGCCGGTGACGTAAACCTCCCCTTTAGTGGGACGGTCAATGCCGGTAATCATATTGATCAGCGTAGACTTACCACTACCAGACTTGCCAATCACGCCAACGAACTCACCATTGCCAATTTCAAGCCTGATGTTATTCAGAGCAAAAAAATCGCCGGCCTCGGTCTGATACGTCTTGACAACATTTTGCAACTGGATGAGGTACTCGTCATACCGGTGGATATCGCTTTCTTTAAACGTTTGTCTTGATAAAAACTTGAACATTGGCATTTCCCCACTTCATATAAGTATTATTTATCATGCTATCGGTGAGCATATCTCCGTGGATGACCGAGGTCCAGTTTATCTTTCCACTGCGATTACGATTACTTCACCTTCATCAAGCCCGCTCAAAATCTCGGTATGTGAGCCATCGCTGATGCCGGTAACCACTCTTCTCTCCTCAGTTAACTCATTGGCCATAATCATTACTATCGAATTGCCCTGACTATCCAGTCTGATAGTCTGGTTCGGCACCAGAAGTACGTTGCTGCGTTCATCAATGACAATGTCAGCCGTAGCGCTCATACCACCTCTAAGTTCAAAGTCTTGCGGAACATCAAAGCCGATTTTTACGTCATATAACACCAAACCAGGCTCTTCCCTTGACATCGGGGGTATAAAGGTAACCTCGCCCCCGAGTTCAACACCGGGTAGGGCATCAATACTGATGATAGCTCTTTGCCCCAGCTTTACGCTTGGTATATCTATCTCATCCACTTCTACCTCCAGCTCTAAGCTGGTGAGGTCCACAAAATAGGCGATTGTGGTAGTAGCTGAGACACTGTCTCCTTCATCAACATCCACCCTGGCTACCACCCCATCAAATGGCGCAGTGAGAGTTGCCTCACTGAGTTGCTTCTGTGCCAGTGCCAGGGACTGCCGGGTTTCTACCAGAGACCGCTGTTCTTGTTCTAAAGATTGTTGAGCCAGTTTTTCAGAACGTCGAGCCTGCTCCAGAGACTGTTCCGCTAGCTCAAGAGTTAGCTGAGTTAACTCCAGGGACTGTTGCGCCAGCTCCAGTTCCAAATTCTTAATGTCTACTTCCTGCGGGTCAGCGCCGGCAAGCATTGCCTCCAAGATGTCTTTAGCTGTGTCCAACCTTTTCTGAGCGTGAATTACCGCCTTCTGCTGCCATTCCAATGCAAAGTCTGAAGCTTGCTCTACATTCCGCAGAGCCTGATCTAAATACCTCTGCGCTTCATCTACATCGGCCTGTGCCGACCGAATGTCTCGTAAAATATACTCGTCTTTGGCTTCAAACAAGTTGTACTCGGCAGTTTCCAGAGCTACCTGTGCCTCGGTTACGG harbors:
- a CDS encoding ATP-binding cassette domain-containing protein, which gives rise to MFKFLSRQTFKESDIHRYDEYLIQLQNVVKTYQTEAGDFFALNNIRLEIGNGEFVGVIGKSGSGKSTLINMITGIDRPTKGEVYVTGTPIHTLSEGRVAQWRGRNLGIVFQFFQLLPMLTVLENVMLPMDFCKMYNPRQRRERAFSVLDLVGVAGHANKLPAMLSGGEQQRVAIARALANDPPIIIADEPTGNLDSKTSERVFSLFEALVAGGKTVLMVTHDGDQARRVKRTIVIADGEIIEEYLSRTFPSLTQPQLVWVTSKLKQEKYLPGSVIIQKGEAADKFFIVTKGYVEVHLHIPGGQELVVSRVESGQYFGEVALLHGGPRMVTIRAAPDTDVEVAVLNKSDFNQLVGESKTTRKQIDGVAQERLRIIAKETGGND
- a CDS encoding efflux RND transporter periplasmic adaptor subunit, translating into MKGRQIVAVLSMLCLIFVSVTACNPFGGSEAESNQQVIEVTRGDLAVTINGIGNIAIAEERQLSFGSVGKVEEVYVEEGDKVSKNDVLAKLDTDALELAVTQAELALTEQQVAVTRAEVALTEKEVAVTEAEVALTEKEVAVTEAQVALETAEYNLFEAKDEYILRDIRSAQADVDEAQRYLDQALRNVEQASDFALEWQQKAVIHAQKRLDTAKDILEAMLAGADPQEVDIKNLELELAQQSLELTQLTLELAEQSLEQARRSEKLAQQSLEQEQRSLVETRQSLALAQKQLSEATLTAPFDGVVARVDVDEGDSVSATTTIAYFVDLTSLELEVEVDEIDIPSVKLGQRAIISIDALPGVELGGEVTFIPPMSREEPGLVLYDVKIGFDVPQDFELRGGMSATADIVIDERSNVLLVPNQTIRLDSQGNSIVMIMANELTEERRVVTGISDGSHTEILSGLDEGEVIVIAVER